The window CCACTCTGCGGGGTCACCCAATCCGCCAGCAGCCTGGAAGGCCGCCGCGACCTGGGCGCGGTCGGCACCCCTGGCGAGACACAGGTGCAGCAGGATGCGTGCCTTGTACGGGTCGAGCAGCCCGGCAGAGATGAGACCTCGGCTCAACAGGTCGCGCTCGGAGCCGGGGAATCCATAGGTGCTGGAAAGGACAGGGCCGGCGCCGGTGCGGGAGGCAAGGACCACGGGAATCCGAGCGGACAGGTCCGTCAGTGGGAGCACCCACGCCTCCGGGACATGGCCCACCCCGAAGCCCGCCACGATGAGGCCATCAACCTGGTCGGCGAGCGCCGTAAGAATCTGGCCGTCGTCACCGATAGTCGCCGTGTGTAGACCGATTCGCCGCTGGCGGGGGCCAGGCTCGAACGGGCCCTGCAAGACGTGGCGTCGTACGCGGTTGAGAATCCTGGGAATGCCCTCGATGAGGTACCCCAGTGGCCCTCCGTCGGGAGAGGCGAAGGTAGCGGCGCTGGTCGAGTGGGTCTTGCGCACGCGGGCCGCCGCGTGGATTTCGTCGGCGAGAACCACTACGGAGCCGAGGTGTCGGGCCTGCGCGCTGGCCGCCACGACGATGGCGGCAAGGAGGTTGC of the Micromonospora sp. NBC_01796 genome contains:
- a CDS encoding asparaginase, producing MAATPADDVPRVVVFGLGGTIAMTTGAAGGVVPALSADQLVAAVPGLGDTGIDVKVVNFRNRPGASLTFEDLTELASQVRGHFDLGVAGAVITQGTDTIEETAYLLDLLHDQPQPVVVTGAMRNPTLAGADGAGNLLAAIVVAASAQARHLGSVVVLADEIHAAARVRKTHSTSAATFASPDGGPLGYLIEGIPRILNRVRRHVLQGPFEPGPRQRRIGLHTATIGDDGQILTALADQVDGLIVAGFGVGHVPEAWVLPLTDLSARIPVVLASRTGAGPVLSSTYGFPGSERDLLSRGLISAGLLDPYKARILLHLCLARGADRAQVAAAFQAAGGLGDPAEWSWPAPARATVTAADL